A part of Prionailurus viverrinus isolate Anna chromosome E1, UM_Priviv_1.0, whole genome shotgun sequence genomic DNA contains:
- the LOC125151330 gene encoding translational activator of cytochrome c oxidase 1, with product MASWAAVSLSRVPARCLWAQGPGVRAALPSTFAASQPEPTGCNPAPGRTLHLSAAVPAGHNKWSKVRHIKGPKDAERSRIFSKLCLSIRLAVKEGGPNPELNSSLANILEVCRSKHMPKSTIEASLKMGKTKDVYLLYEGRGPGGSSLLIEALSNSGSKCHSDIRHILNKNGGMMADGARHSFDKKGVIVVGVEDREKKAVNLERALEMAIEAGAEDVKETEDEEEKNIFKFICDASSLHQVRKKLDSLGLCSVSCSLEFIPNTKVRLADPDLEQAALLIQALGNHEDVIQVYDNIE from the exons ATGGCGTCTTGGGCCGCTGTCAGCCTAAGCAGAGTTCCTGCCCGGTGCTTGTGGGCTCAAGGCCCCGGTGTCCGGGCGGCTCTTCCGTCCACCTTCGCGGCCTCCCAGCCTGAGCCCACGGGCTGCAACCCCGCTCCGGGCAGGACGCTGCACCTCAGCGCGGCGGTCCCCGCAGGGCACAACAAGTGGTCCAAAGTCCGGCATATCAAGGGTCCCAAGGACGCCGAAAGGAGTCGCATCTTCTCCAAGCTCTGTTTGAGCATCCGCCTGGCGGTTAAAG AAGGAGGCCCCAACCCTGAACTCAACAGCAGTCTGGCCAACATCTTAGAGGTGTGTCGCAGCAAGCACATGCCCAAGTCAACGATTGAGGCATCACTGAAAATGGGG AAAACCAAGGATGTTTATTTGCTGTATGAGGGCCGAGGCCCTGGTGGCTCTTCCCTGCTCATTGAGGCATTATCCAACAGTGGCTCCAAGTGCCATTCAGACATCAGACATATCCTGAACAAGAACGG gGGAATGATGGCTGATGGAGCTCGCCACTCCTTTGACAAAAAGGGGGTGATCGTGGTTGGAGTGGAGGACCGAGAGAAGAAAGCCGTGAACCTAGAGCGTGCCCTGGAGATGGCAATTGAAGCAGGAGCTGAAGATGTCAAGGAAACTGAAGACgaagaggaaaagaacatttttaaa TTTATTTGTGATGCCTCTTCACTGCATCAAGTGAGGAAGAAGCTGGACTCGCTGGGCTTGTGTTCTGTGTCCTGTTCGCTAGAATTCATCCCCAACACAAAGGTGCGGCTCGCTGACCCCGACCTGGAGCAGGCTGCCCTTCTCATCCAGGCTCTTGGCAACCACGAGGATGTGATCCAGGTCTATGACAACATTGAGTAA